A genome region from Panthera leo isolate Ple1 chromosome A2, P.leo_Ple1_pat1.1, whole genome shotgun sequence includes the following:
- the LRRC4 gene encoding leucine-rich repeat-containing protein 4: protein MKLLWQVTVHHTWNAVLLPVVYLTAQVWILCAAIAAAASAGPQNCPSVCSCSNQFSKVVCTRRGLSEVPQGIPSNTRYLNLMENNIQMIQADTFRHLHHLEVLQLGRNSIRQIEVGAFNGLASLNTLELFDNWLTVIPSGAFEYLSKLRELWLRNNPIESIPSYAFNRVPSLMRLDLGELKKLEYISEGAFEGLFNLKYLNLGMCNIKDMPNLTPLVGLEELEMSGNHFPEIRPGSFHGLSSLKKLWVMNSQVSLIERNAFDGLASLVELNLAHNNLSSLPHDLFTPLRYLVELHLHHNPWNCDCDILWLAWWLREYIPTNSTCCGRCHAPLHMRGRYLVEVDQASFQCSAPFIMDAPRDLNISEGRMVELKCRTPPMSSVKWLLPNGTVLSHASRHPRISVLNDGTLNFSHVLLSDTGVYTCMVTNVAGNSNASAYLNVSTAELNTSNYSFFTTVTVETTEISPEDTTRKYKPVPTTSTGYQPAYTTSTTVLIQTTRVPKQVPATDTNDKMQTSLDEVMKTTKIIIGCFVAVTLLAAAMLIVFYKLRKRHQQRSTVTAARTVEIIQVDEDIPAAASAAATAAPSGVSGEGAVVLPTIHDHINYNTYKPAHGAHWTENSLGNSLHPAVTTISEPYIIQTHTKDKVQETQI from the coding sequence ATGAAGCTCTTGTGGCAGGTAACTGTGCACCACACCTGGAATGCCGTCCTGCTCCCCGTCGTCTACCTCACGGCGCAAGTGTGGATTCTGTGTGCAGCCATCGCCGCTGCCGCCTCCGCCGGGCCCCAGAACTGCCCATCCGTTTGCTCGTGCAGTAACCAGTTCAGCAAGGTGGTGTGCACCCGTCGGGGCCTCTCCGAGGTCCCTCAGGGTATTCCCTCCAACACCCGGTACCTCAACCTCATGGAAAACAATATCCAGATGATCCAGGCCGACACCTTTCGCCACCTCCACCACCTGGAGGTCCTGCAGCTGGGCAGGAACTCCATCCGGCAGATCGAGGTGGGGGCCTTCAACGGCCTGGCCAGCCTCAACACCCTGGAGCTGTTTGACAACTGGCTGACAGTCATCCCCAGCGGGGCCTTTGAGTACCTGTCCAAGCTGCGGGAGCTCTGGCTTCGCAACAACCCCATAGAAAGCATCCCCTCTTACGCCTTCAACCGGGTGCCCTCCCTCATGCGCTTGGACTTGGGGGAGCTCAAGAAGCTGGAGTACATCTCTGAGGGCGCTTTTGAGGGACTGTTCAACCTCAAGTACCTGAACCTGGGCATGTGCAACATTAAAGATATGCCCAATCTGACCCCCctggtggggctggaggagctGGAGATGTCAGGGAACCACTTCCCTGAGATCAGGCCTGGCTCCTTCCACGGCCTCAGCTCCCTCAAGAAGCTatgggtcatgaactcacaggtCAGCCTGATTGAGCGGAACGCTTTTGATGGGCTGGCCTCACTTGTGGAACTCAACCTGGCCCACAATAACCTCTCTTCTTTGCCCCATGACCTCTTCACCCCACTGAGGTACCTTGTGGAGTTGCACCTACACCACAATCCTTGGAACTGCGATTGTGACATTCTGTGGCTAGCCTGGTGGCTTCGGGAGTACATACCCACCAATTCTACCTGCTGCGGCCGCTGTCATGCTCCCCTGCACATGCGTGGCCGCTACCTGGTGGAGGTGGACCAGGCCTCCTTCCAGTGCTCTGCCCCCTTCATCATGGATGCCCCTCGGGATCTCAACATCTCCGAGGGTCGGATGGTGGAACTTAAGTGTCGGACTCCCCCGATGTCCTCCGTGAAGTGGCTGCTGCCCAATGGGACAGTGCTCAGCCACGCCTCCCGCCACCCAAGGATCTCTGTCCTCAACGACGGCACCTTGAACTTTTCCCACGTGCTGCTCTCAGACACCGGGGTATACACTTGCATGGTGACCAACGTGGCAGGCAACTCCAACGCCTCGGCCTACCTCAACGTGAGCACGGCCGAGCTCAACACCTCCAACTACAGCTTCTTCACCACAGTCACAGTGGAGACCACTGAGATCTCACCTGAGGATACGACGCGCAAGTACAAGCCTGTTCCTACGACGTCCACTGGTTATCAGCCGGCATATACCACCTCCACCACGGTGCTCATTCAGACCACCCGTGTGCCCAAGCAGGTACCCGCGACAGACACCAATGATAAGATGCAGACCAGCCTGGATGAAGTCATGAAGACCACCAAGATCATCATCGGCTGCTTTGTGGCAGTGACTCTGCTAGCTGCCGCCATGTTGATTGTCTTCTACAAACTTCGTAAGCGGCACCAGCAGAGGAGTACAGTCACAGCCGCCCGGACAGTTGAGATCATCCAGGTGGACGAAGACATCCCAGCGGCGGCGTCTGCGGCAGCAACAGCAGCTCCGTCCGGTGTATCAGGTGAGGGGGCAGTAGTGCTGCCCACAATTCATGACCATATTAACTACAACACCTACAAACCAGCACATGGGGCCCACTGGACAGAAAACAGCCTGGGGAACTCTCTGCACCCCGCAGTCACCACAATCTCTGAACCTTATATAATTCAGACCCATACTAAGGACAAGGTACAGGAAACTCAAATatga